The Anastrepha ludens isolate Willacy chromosome 2, idAnaLude1.1, whole genome shotgun sequence genome contains a region encoding:
- the LOC128856084 gene encoding acyl-CoA Delta-9 desaturase, whose protein sequence is MCLSTPIAAGSDGNATTKPIVCANGSCLNNNNTNNNNNNVCTLSAARCSESDGNANGVSIRNRICHKQKQCTVNGKATATSVTNEEKEQSKELVDNLGYKEENAVYKEIPHPAESKEGLQIKASSEPEYDPQIRWPDLIAQIFLHGGSLYGIYLLFQANFYTFLWVIVNVWCSGIGITAGAHRLWSHKSYSASLPLRILLIFLFTIAGQRDAYTWALDHRIHHKFSETDADPHNANRGFFFAHVGWLFLTPHPKVIEKRKVIDMSDLENDKVVMFQRKYYIPLFALLSIALPVLVPCYFWKENWWISFWINFNLRFTCTLNAAFFVNSVAHMWGRKPYDKNISSVESRFVAFLALGEGWHNYHHVFPWDYKTGEFGSYKLNVTTAFIDFCAKIGWATGRKSVSPDMIKRRATKCGDGSRFLTDEFAHKDQVWGFGDRDIPKEDANELAKMK, encoded by the exons ATGTGCCTTTCGACACCCATCGCTGCCGGTTCGGATGGCAATGCAACTACAAAGCCTATAGTCTGTGCGAATGGCAGTTgtttgaacaacaacaacaccaataacaataataataatgtttgcACACTGAGTGCCGCGCGATGCAGTGAAAGTGATGGCAATGCAAATGGTGTCAGTATTAGAAATAGAATATGCCACAAGCAAAAACAATGCACAGTCAACGGTAAAGCTACAGCAACAAGTGTTACCAACGAAGAAAAGGAACAATCCAAAGAGTTAGTTGATAACTTAGGTTATAAAGAAGAAAATGCTGTCTACAAAGAAATTCCACACCCAGCAGAATCGAAGGAAGGGTTACAAATAAAAGCGTCCAGCGAGCCCGAGTATGACCCACAGATCAGGTGGCCAGATTTGATAGCCCAGATCTTTTTACATGGCGGCTCCTTGTATGGAATCTATTTGCTATTCCAAGCGAATTTCTACACATTTTTGTGGG TGATTGTCAATGTTTGGTGCTCGGGCATTGGTATCACCGCTGGAGCCCATCGCCTCTGGTCACATAAATCCTACAGCGCCTCTTTGCCATTGCGCATCTTACTGATATTCCTTTTCACTATCGCCGGACAG CGCGATGCATACACTTGGGCGCTGGACCATAGGATACACCACAAATTTTCCGAAACTGATGCCGATCCGCACAATGCCAATCGAGGCTTTTTCTTCGCGCATGTCGGCTGGCTCTTCTTAACGCCACATCCGAAAGTGATTGAAAAGCGCAAAGTCATCGACATGTCGGATTTGGAGAATGATAAAGTGGTCATGTTCCAACGCAAATACTACATACCGCTCTTTGCCTTGTTGTCGATCGCTTTGCCTGTGCTTGTGCCCTGCTATTTCTGGAAAGAGAATTGGTGGATATCGTTTTGGATAAACTTCAATCTGCGTTTTACCTGCACACTGAATGCTGCTTTTTTCGTAAACAGTGTTGCACATATGTGGGGCAGAAAGCCGTATGACAA aaatatcagTTCGGTGGAGAGCCGATTTGTGGCTTTCTTGGCATTGGGCGAGGGTTGGCATAATTATCATCACGTTTTTCCATGGGACTACAAGACCGGCGAGTTCGGCAGCTACAAATTGAACGTCACGACTGCCTTTATTGACTTCTGTGCGAAAATAGGCTGGGCCACTGGAA GAAAGTCAGTCTCTCCTGATATGATTAAACGACGCGCTACCAAGTGTGGCGATGGTTCACGCTTTCTCACCGACGAATTCGCTCATAAGGACCAAGTGTGGGGCTTCGGAGATCGGGACATACCAAAAGAAGATGCCAATGAATTGGCTAAAATGAAGTGA
- the LOC128856085 gene encoding acyl-CoA Delta-9 desaturase, with protein sequence METQNNFASNGDIQRQQQQQQQQQPQTSATTADTSTHFSQRIKREASWPSVLFYIHLNILGLYGIFVMFTSASFLTILFTLTLTFLGILGATAGAHRLWTHQTYTASTSLRIFLMLCQTLAGQGTIYGWVQAHRLHHQKFRQEDDIFYSARNFMAAQVHAQIMSYTPEQQQLLNEVDMSDIEQDKTVMFQKKYYWVLYFFLHVLLPVNAPLEYWGDSIAASIFVTFSLRYLIVLNVCWLINSAHFIWGLDKNFKPSDSNSVFFITKSYWPQYHYLLPNDYQSGEFGDYGTDFTTAIIRVFAALDMASDLRTISSVAVRKGLTAAVETGRPIVECIQEQAAEEFNEMPKNHFLNRERFM encoded by the exons atGGAAACACAAAACAACTTCGCTAGTAATGGCGATATTCAgcgacagcaacagcaacagcaacaacagcagccacAGACATCAGCGACGACAGCAGACACATCAACACATTTTTCACAACGCATTAAACGTGAAGCGAGCTGGCCTTCGGTGTTATTTTACATACACTTGAATATTCTTGGACTCTATGGCATCTTCGTAATGTTTACGAGCGCCTCATTCCTGACAATTTTATTCA cCCTCACATTGACTTTCTTGGGTATTTTGGGTGCGACGGCCGGCGCTCACCGACTATGGACGCATCAGACATACACAGCTAGCACGTCTCTAAGGATCTTCCTGATGCTGTGCCAAACTTTGGCTGGCCAG GGAACTATCTATGGCTGGGTGCAAGCACATCGACTGCATCACCAGAAATTCCGCCAGGAAGATGATATCTTCTACAGCGCACGCAACTTCATGGCCGCCCAAGTGCATGCCCAAATTATGAGTTACACCccagaacaacaacaacttcttaATGAAGTAGATATGTCAGACATCGAGCAGGACAAAACCGTCATGTTTCAAAAAAA GTATTATTGGGTATTGTACTTTTTCCTGCACGTTTTACTGCCAGTCAATGCGCCGCTAGAGTATTGGGGTGATTCAATTGCTGCTTCCATCTTTGTGACCTTTTCGCTGCGCTACCTAATCGTTTTAAACGTTTGTTGGCTCATTAACTCGGCGCATTTCATTTGGGGCCtggacaaaaattttaaaccttcCGATTCGAATAGTGTATTCTTTATCACTAAAAGCTATTGGCCTCAATATCATTACCTGCTGCCCAACGACTATCAGAGCGGCGAGTTTGGGGACTACGGAACTGATTTTACCACAGCAATTATTCGGGTCTTCGCTGCACTGGACATGGCATCGGATTTGCGTACCATCAGCTCGGTGGCAGTGCGCAAGGGATTGACTGCTGCGGTGGAAACAGGTCGACCGATTGTGGAATGCATCCAAGAGCAGGCCGCGGAGGAGTTCAATGAAATGCCAAAGAATCATTTTCTGAACCGGGAGCGATTTATGTAG